DNA from Hyalangium minutum:
CCGGCCCGCCCGCCTCCCTCCGAGTGAATGACACCCGCAGCAGCATCGAGTCCCGCGTGTCCCCCTGCTTGTCCGACTTGCCCGGCTGGTACGCATAGAACCGCGACTGGTTTGCCACCAGGTTCCCCAGCGAGTACGCGATCAGCGCCTTGCGCCCCTCGGCCGTCGTGTACGACTCCAGGGGCTGCAGCACATGTGGGTGGTGCCCAATCACCGCGCCCGCGCCCGCGTCGATCAGCGCCCGGGCCACCTGCTTCTCCTCGGGCCTCGGCTGCCCCGCGTACTCCGTGCCCCAGTGCACCATGACGATCAACACGTCACACCGCGCCGCCGCCATGCGCACCCGCTCCACCGCATGCTCCACGCTCACGCCCCGGTTCTTCACGTGCACCGGGTACGGCACATAGGCCACATGGGCCTCGGCCGGATCCTTCGGGTTGCTGTAGCCGTTCAGCCACCGGGTGAAGGACAGGAAGCCCAACCGCACCCCCTTCACCTCCATCACCACCGGCTCCCACGCCGTCTCGAGCGAGACCCCCGTCCCCGTGTGTTGAATGCCCGCCGCATCCAGGTGCCGCAGCGTCTCCAGCACTCCCGTCAGGTGCTGATCCCTCGCGTGGTTGTTACCCGTGGAGACGACCTTCACCCCCGCCGCCGCCAGCGCGCGCACCATCGCCGAGGGCGCATTGAACAAGAGCTCCCGCGTCACCGCCTTCTTGTTGTCCGTGACGGGCGTCTCCAGGTTCACCACCGCCACGTCCGACGTGCGCAGCACATCCGCGATGGGCCCGAAGACATGATCCCAACCTTCATTGTTCAGCGAGAGCGCCGGCGCGCCCTTCTCCTCGGCGGGGGCGGTGCGCGCGTGCTCCTCGGCCACCTGCTTCACCGCGCCGTGCGGAATCACATCCCCGCCGAAGACGAGCTCCACGCGGGACGGAGCCGCCGGAGTCTGGGCGCACAGCAGGGGAGCCAGCAGGAGGACGGGAACGAGCACGTCCCCCAGCTTAATCGACTCTCCGACATGCACGGGAGGGTGGCCCCTCCCGGATCAGTCCACTGCTACAGCTCAGCTCATCCACGAGCCATCGGTGCGCGCCGTCCACTTGCGCGTCACCTTCTTCAGGTAGCTCCAGAAGTCCACGCCGCCCTGGCCGGTGATGTCCCCGTGGCCGAAGCGCGAGTCATTGATGCCACCGAAGGAGAACGGCTCGCGCGGCACCGGCACGCCCACGTTCACACCCACCATGCCCGCCCGGGAGTTGTCCACCACGTGCTGCGCCACCGCGCCGTTCGTCGTGAACACCGAGGCCGCGTTGCCGTACGGCGAGGCGTGCTGCAGCTCCATCGCCGCCGTCAGCGTGGGCACGCGCACAATCGAGATGACCGGCCCAAACAGCTCCTTCTGCGCCGACTCCATCTCCGGACGCACGTGGTCCAGGATGGTGGGGCCCATCCAGTTGCCGCCCGCCCACGCCGCCCCCGAGGGCTTCTTGCCGCGCCCGTCCAGCAGCACCTTGGCGCCCTCGGACTGGGCCTTGGCGATGGCCGCCTCCAGCCGCTCCTGCGCCGCCTTGTCGATGAGCGCGCCCATGCCCGGGCCCACCTCCATCGAGGCTGCGCGCCGCACCATCTCGTCGATGATGGGCTGCACATCGCCCACCGCCACCATCAGGCTGGCCGCCATGCAGCGCTGGCCCGCGCACCCGGTGAACGAGTCCACCACCGCCTGCGGCGTGAACACCGGATCCGCATCCGGCACGACAATCAGGGCGTTCTTCGCGCCGCCCAGCGCCAGCACCCGCTTCCCGCGCGCCGTGCCCTCCGTGTACACGCGCTTGGCGATCGCCGTGGAGCCCACGAAGCCCACCGCCTGGATGTCCGGGTGCGCCAGGATGCCCTCCACCGCCTCCTTGCCACCGTGGATGATGGAGAAGACGCCCGGAGGCACGCCCGCCTCCAGCAGCAGCTCGCCCAGCAGCAGCGAGGTGAGCGGCACCTTCTCGGAAGGCTTGAGGATGAACGCGTTGCCCACCGTGAGCGCGTTGGGAATCATCCACAGCGGCACCATCGCCGGGAAGTTGAACGGGGTGATGCCCGCCACCACGCCCAGCGGCTCGCGCTTGAACTCGCAGGTGACGCCGCGGCTCACCTCCAGGGCCCCGCCCGTGTCCAGGTTCTGCACGGAGAGCGCGAAGTCACACACCTCGATGCCCTTGAGCACCCCGGCGCGCGCCTCGCCAATCGTCTTGCCCGCCTCGCGCGCCGCCGAGTTGGCCAGCTTCTCCAGGTTCTGCTCCAGCAGCATGCGGAACTTCATCATGCGCGCCGTCCTGTCCCGCAGGCCCATGGCGCGCCAGCCCTCGGCGGCCTTCTTTGCCGCCTCCACCACCGGCGCCACTCCCGCCGCCGAAGTCATGGGGACGCGGCCGATGACGCCCCCCGTATAGGGACTGCGCACATCGAGCATCTCGGCGCCCGTGGGCGTCACCCACTCCCCACCTACGAGGTTGCGGCCAATGATCGGACTGTCAGGAAGCTGGACGTAGGACACGCGGACCCTCCCCAGGGTGCGTCACATGGAATGAAGGAATCCTGGGATCCTACTCCGGCTCGGCCGCTGATCCGCAACAGCCCGCGCCGCCCATCCCCCGCTCGCGTGTCCTCCCTTCAACCCACCTCTCTCTGGGGGCTGACCTCGACGCACCGCGTCACCCTCCTTCGTCCCCTTGGCGAGCCCAGCGTCCGGGCTAACGTACGCCTCCTCGATTCCTTCCAGACAGGGCCCAAGGAGAGCCAGATGAGTACAGAAGGTGCGCGGGTGCGTTGGTGGGTTGCGGGGGCCTTCACGCCCTCGCCCTCGGGCCGGAAGTTCCTGCTGACGAGTGACTCGTTCGCCTCGGAGCTGGCCAAGGCCGCCTCTGGGCTGCGCGTCACCGTGCCGGATCGGCTGGGTGGCGCCGAGCACCGCACCTTCGAGCTGTCCTTCGACAAGCTGCGCGCCTTCGGGGTGATGGAGCTCATCTCCTCGGTGCCCGAGTTCAAGAAGCTCCAGGGGCTCACCGAGGGCTTCATGAAGTCGGACCCCTCGCGCCCCGTCACCCCCGAGGAGGGCGCCGCGCGCATCGCCGACGTGGTGGGCGCCGGCCGCCTGTCCTCCACCGTCTCCGCCGCGCTGGGAGGCAAGCCCCCCGAGCCGGCCGCGCCCGCTGCCCCGAGCACTCCGGCGGCCTCCAGCGGTGGGGCGGACCTCGTCGGCGAGCTGCTTGCCAATGCCGAGGCCTCCTCTCCGGTGGCCACCGCCAAGGCGGGCGTGGATGCCTTCATCAAGGCCACGGCTCCCAAGGCGGCGGGCCCCGGCCGCATGAACCCGGATGCCCGGCGAGCGGTGCGCGATGCCATCGAGCTGTCCGTCATCCACACCGCGAAGGACATCCTCGCCGCCGAGCCCGTGGCGCGCCTGGAGGCCGCGTGGCGAGGCCTGAAACTCCTGCTGGAGCAGTGCCCCAGCTCGGCCGGCTTCGCGCTTGAAGTCGTGGACGTGGAGCCCTCGAAGGTAGCGGAGGCGATGGAGCAGGCGGTGAACGCCGAGCCCTTCGAGCGCCCGGACGTGTGCTTCGTCATCGACGCCACGGACGACGTGGCACAGCTGCGCCGGCTCTCCTCCATCGGCGAGGAGGCCCAAGTGCCGGTGGTGGTGGCGGTGACGCCCGCGCTGCTGGGCACCTCGCTGGCGGAGCTGCCCACCGCGCTGGAAGACG
Protein-coding regions in this window:
- the mmsA gene encoding CoA-acylating methylmalonate-semialdehyde dehydrogenase; its protein translation is MSYVQLPDSPIIGRNLVGGEWVTPTGAEMLDVRSPYTGGVIGRVPMTSAAGVAPVVEAAKKAAEGWRAMGLRDRTARMMKFRMLLEQNLEKLANSAAREAGKTIGEARAGVLKGIEVCDFALSVQNLDTGGALEVSRGVTCEFKREPLGVVAGITPFNFPAMVPLWMIPNALTVGNAFILKPSEKVPLTSLLLGELLLEAGVPPGVFSIIHGGKEAVEGILAHPDIQAVGFVGSTAIAKRVYTEGTARGKRVLALGGAKNALIVVPDADPVFTPQAVVDSFTGCAGQRCMAASLMVAVGDVQPIIDEMVRRAASMEVGPGMGALIDKAAQERLEAAIAKAQSEGAKVLLDGRGKKPSGAAWAGGNWMGPTILDHVRPEMESAQKELFGPVISIVRVPTLTAAMELQHASPYGNAASVFTTNGAVAQHVVDNSRAGMVGVNVGVPVPREPFSFGGINDSRFGHGDITGQGGVDFWSYLKKVTRKWTARTDGSWMS
- a CDS encoding CapA family protein gives rise to the protein MLVPVLLLAPLLCAQTPAAPSRVELVFGGDVIPHGAVKQVAEEHARTAPAEEKGAPALSLNNEGWDHVFGPIADVLRTSDVAVVNLETPVTDNKKAVTRELLFNAPSAMVRALAAAGVKVVSTGNNHARDQHLTGVLETLRHLDAAGIQHTGTGVSLETAWEPVVMEVKGVRLGFLSFTRWLNGYSNPKDPAEAHVAYVPYPVHVKNRGVSVEHAVERVRMAAARCDVLIVMVHWGTEYAGQPRPEEKQVARALIDAGAGAVIGHHPHVLQPLESYTTAEGRKALIAYSLGNLVANQSRFYAYQPGKSDKQGDTRDSMLLRVSFTRREAGGPVELDGVSVLPVWIENNARTRKKKELRNIQPVLIDRELGAIQERVSLLDGRPEPTDRKEKAELKKERAVLEHRLTTHKFRRAGILKMLPEGFEVASPELRRREDSTASAAVQSEP
- a CDS encoding type VI secretion system contractile sheath domain-containing protein, whose protein sequence is MSTEGARVRWWVAGAFTPSPSGRKFLLTSDSFASELAKAASGLRVTVPDRLGGAEHRTFELSFDKLRAFGVMELISSVPEFKKLQGLTEGFMKSDPSRPVTPEEGAARIADVVGAGRLSSTVSAALGGKPPEPAAPAAPSTPAASSGGADLVGELLANAEASSPVATAKAGVDAFIKATAPKAAGPGRMNPDARRAVRDAIELSVIHTAKDILAAEPVARLEAAWRGLKLLLEQCPSSAGFALEVVDVEPSKVAEAMEQAVNAEPFERPDVCFVIDATDDVAQLRRLSSIGEEAQVPVVVAVTPALLGTSLAELPTALEDAKLGTQGDWAELRKDDATRWLCPVLNRVVAAAEKRGALNRASFTSPVFAVAAMLSASFQATSGFARITGQPGALRAPGAWEPPGGRDAGSAYPTEAFLSIRAQTRLSELGILGVGSGRNTDMVLLSTAPMACSNAHVMPLPAQILTGRIVRFALWVRDQLPAGSSAQDMSTLFSQAAEVFLFGGSPELGKLEAQLVPGEGGKQLIKVAAAVKPEQAGTRFQLEFSLPLRH